The nucleotide sequence ATAATGGTTCTTTTACTACATAGAGTTTTCTTTTATTATTTTTAGCTTTCACAAGTTCAAAGCTTTGATGCAGTTGATCAATAGAAAAATAACGAGATGTTCCATCTGTCAACCCGAGAAAAATTTTATTAATCGGCACTGGTGTTGCTACCATAACCGGCAACCTCGTTTTTTTACATCTAAATTCGTACCCTCGATTAAACACCAATTCTTCTAACTCCTCAAGCGTTCTCACGCCTTCTAGCGAGCGAATCACTCTACTCTCCCCCTTTTTATCGTACACAGGCATATTTCTACACAAAATTACAAAATCCTTCCAATGAAAAAACCCCTCTCAAACGAGAAGGGCTTTTTATAATTAGATAACTTTAACTATTCTCTTTCTCACTCTTAGGAAATCAGTGTTGAGTAATAGAATTTATTTGTTGATTGTTTTGATTCTGTTGATTTTGTTGGTTTTGCTGAGACTGCTGAGAGCTCAGTTGTTTCAGTTGCTGCTGGGATTGGTCAATCTGCTGAGTCATTTGATTAAGGACACTAAATGATTGGAGGCTTTGCCCCACACCTTGCAACATTTGAGCTGCTTGTTGAATGGTTCCTTGAAGTTGTTGAAAAGTTTGTTGTTGTTGATTCTGTGCTTGACTTCTAAATTGCTGCATTTGCTGTAACAACTGAGAAGCCTGCTGATTCTGAGTTGTAGATGATTGCCCCATGGAACTTAATTGCTGTTGAGAATTTTGAAGTTGGCTCAATGCAGATTCCATAGAATCTAACTGGTTTCTTAGAGGTGCTAATTCTTCTCCAATCTCTTCCTCGAATTTTCTTTCTGCTACTCTTTCTACCACTTGTTCAGTTACTTCTTCTGTTGTTTTCTTAGCCATTATAAAATCCTCCTTTGTTAGATTCGGCACACTTTCCATCACCAAGTCATCAGTCCCGTTCTCCACTTGTCTCCCTTTATCTGTGGAAACAAAATAAATAACAGCAAGGATAACCAGGCCGGATATCAATAGCGTAATGATCAAGTTTACTACCTCCTGGACTGGCGACTATGTGCGAACATTTGAAACACAATGATATTATGGTCTTTGAAAAAGGCCCTTATTAGTGCCAAAAATAACCGCTTAAGTAGTTAAACAGAAAATTATGTATGCTTAATTTTTGTATAGATTTCATATAAAAAGCTCTTTTGAATTTTGGTTCAAAAGAGCTTTTTCACAAGATATTAAATGCTATTATATAGAAATTGATCAAGCTTATTGATTGTTTTGGTTAGATAACGTTTGCTGTGAATTCGAGTTATTGGTCATATCACCCATCATAGGTTGTGCCATCTGCTGAATAGGCTGACTGTTTAACGCATTGGATACAACCTTTGTCATCTGCCGAAAAGTTCCGTTCTGTACTCCTCTTGATATTCCGTAAATAGCAGCCCCAGTAGCACCTACAGCTAATATAGAAGTCAAAACCCCGCGTTGATTGTTCATAAAAACCCTTCCTTTACTGGATATTGAAATGCGCAGGTTCTAAAAAGTTTGTTTTTTAGAACCCTATTTAGCTTTATATAATTAATGATTGATTATGCTGGTAACTATTTACCTTAATATAAACGAATTAGTAAAGAAAAACATACCAGTAAAGCAGCTGAAAATATGAATAAAAATGATAAGCTATACTAACTCCATGTTAGGATCTACTGTACAAATAAAACAAATCGGCCTCATGTTAAGCTATACATAAAAATTAATAAACTGAACAAAATGATAAAGCAACAAAAATAACAATGAAAGAGAGGAAACAAAAGTGCCTAAAAAGTGGTTACATATACTACCTGCCTTTTTATTATCAGCCGTAGTATTAATGGGTTGTAACAATGATAATGATCCAGTAGAAGATGACAATGATACACAACAAACACCTCAAAATGACAATAACAATGAGAATGAGATTAATGATATAGGCCCTGACAACGAAAATGACATGAATAGGGACGATGATATCCTGCCTGATGGTGAAGACGATAGGAACAATGAAAATGATATACTCCCCAACGGTGAAGATGACACGAACAACGGAAATGACATACTCCCTAACGGTGGAGATGACACGAACAACGGAAATGATATACTCCCCGATGGTGATAATAACCAAAACAATGAAAATAATCTGATGCCTGGGGATAACAATATGAATGAAAATGATGAAGATCTCCTTGAAAACAATAGAGATACGGAAGATCCTAATAATAAGAAAAGATAAATAAATACCTTTACAACAGAAAGGGAGCTGCCTTAATGAGTATTCTTCTAAGGTAGCTCCCTAATCTATTCACTTATTTACGTCTTTGTCCCTCAGTTTTGGTCGCTTACCTTTTTGTGAAAGGCTGCATAGATAGCTATGATAACCCCTCCTGCCATGCCTGATAGCGTATCGGTCATCGTATCTTTATTATCATCACTTTCCAAAGCCCCCATAACAGACCCAATAAACTCTATCACTTCCCAAAAGGCACTGAAGGTTACCGCGAATGTTAGGACAAATAGAAAAATCAGCCAGCGAGAAATTCTTCTTTCTGCCGACTCAGGAATGAGAAGCCTGTATAAAGCCATTGCAACAAAGGCTGTGAAAACACTTCCTCCAAAATGCAGAACCGTATCCCACCAAGAAAAACGATCATAAAAACGTAAAACGGCGCCTAGGAAAAATGCGAAAAAAAGCAAAGCATAATACCCTATAATCAACGGCAAGCTAAAAGGAATCCTTTTTAAAAATAAAAGAAGGACAGGCAGAAAACCAATCACAATTCTCCCCAGCATGTCTGTCCATTTAGGGGAAGATCCATTTAAATGTTGTAAGAAGAAAGCAGATGCTATCAAGACAGCAAACCCTATGCTTAATATCAATATGGCTTTCTTTTTCATATTTATCGCCTCATCTGTAAAAGTTCTTATCATTTACTTGTAAAAACAGGGACTAAAAGGAGTACACTTGTCTATGTATTAATGGATTTAAAAATTCGTTTCTCCTCTTTGTAACGTACTATTGAATGTATTCCAACTAATTTCTTCACCTACTCCTTTTATCAATTCATATATCCCTCTCCTTATTCTTCATATTTATAAACATTGTTCCATACGTATTGTTAAATTGCCCGCTTACCCTGAAAAAATACGGAAGGTCCGATTCAATGTATTGTATCTGTAGCTTTATTTTTCCATAAAGATGGATATAGCACTTTTTATATGCGTTGGATATTTTTTTAACACATAATCAAACAGCATTCTTCTCATTCTAAAACTGTTGCTCAAATGTAAGGAGGAATCATGGATGACAGTAATTAATGATGTCAAAAAAACACTAACTAGATTAAAAAGTGAAGGTGCTCTCATTGCAATTATCACCTAGAATTTATCATTCATTTGTTCGACCAAAATGGTTTACAAGGATTTATATCCAAAATAAGATTCAAGAGCATTTTGATTTTGCAAATAAAAAAGTGTTGGATTTTGGAGCAGGTACTGGAGCCAATTGCACTTTATGTTCACCCGATCACTACTTCGGAATTGATCCTGATTCACGTAGAATTGACTTCGCCAAGCGGCTATATTCTCCATACCGTTTTGAAACGTTTACGGGAAATGAACTTCCTACAGAGGATAACAGCTTTGATGTTGTTTTAATTATCGCCGTCCTGCATCATATTCCTCCCGAAATGATCCGAGGCTATGTACAAGAGTTCAGAAGGATTTTAAAGCCCGGAGGAAAAGTTATTGCGATTGAACCTTGCTTTTTTGAGAAATCACCAATCTGCAATTGGTTTATGAAAGTAAATGACAAGGGAGATTATATCCAAAAAGAAGAGGCTTATTTAAATTACTTTATAGAGGAAGATTTTCGTTGTAGTGTACTAAAAAGATTTAAAAAATGTTTTTTTTACAATGAACTTTATTTTACAGCCTTTGTTTAATTTTTAAGCAGTCTTGTAAATGACTTGGAGATGACGCTATTACCTGGCTCTCCATTAATTACCGCTAATCATTCATTCTTGCCTCCTTTATAATATGAAAAGAGGGAGGGAGAAGATGATCTTACTTTTATCAGTTATTTTAATTTTATTTACCATCGCGATGCTTCTTTTCTATAAAGCGCATAGAAACACTCAAAAAGTCGCTTTAAATAAAATAAATTTGCCCGCCTTAAACTCTCATCAGTCACCGGACACATTTTTCAATGTTCTTCACATCTCAGATATGCACCTTGAGAAAATTTCCATTTCACCTGAACAGCTTTATCGTAATTTGGAAGGTGAAAAAATTGATTTAATTGCTATTACAGGAGACTTTCTCGATAAGAAACGCAGCATTCCTAAGTTGGCCCCTTATTTAAAAATTTTCAATCGTCTAGATGCACCTTTTGGGATCTATGTTGTCTTTGGAAACCATGATTATCATCTTAAACAAAAGGATTTTGAAATTTTAAGAAGCCTATTAAGGGAATACGGTTGTAAGACACTCCAAAATGATAATGAGACAATTATTGTCAATGGACAGCCTGTAAACATAATTGGAGTTGATGATTTCCACACCCGAAGAAGTGATCTACAATTATCGTTTGCTCATCTAAAAGAAGGATACAATTTAGTTTTAACTCATGATCCCAACGTTGTACTGAATATGAAAAATTACCATTACGACTATCTCCTGTCAGGACATTTCCATGGAGGACAGATTCATTGGCCTAAACCTTATCACCTCGCGAAACTAGGGAGAGTCATGATGAAAATGAATATGATTAAAGGACTTCACTATCATAACGAAAAACCTTTTTATATTAGTGAAGGATTAGGACAGACATCCATTAATATAAGAATTGGAAGTCGTCCCGAGATGACGCTTCACCAGTTGCCTATAAATAAAATAGCAAAAGAAAAGACTCTAATAGTGGTTTAACGTTAGAGTCTTTTCTTTGGTTAGTGTCAAGCTTAAGCTTAATTCTATTTTCAAAAACCAGCTGAATTTAGACATAGAAGATCTATTTAAAGTAACGGAAAATCAAAGGTGCCTTCTCTCAAAACAAAAATAGCCCCTACTCATTAGGAATAGGGGTTTTTCACTTTGAGTGTTCAATTAATAGGGGATTGGAGCCCCATAAGAGAGGTAGTATTTGAGCCTCAATCACAGGTGTTTCATTTTAATGAAAAGGAGAAATGGTTGCCTTATATTAATATATTAAACAGCTACTGGTTTAGTGCGTCTTTTTAGAATGAAATTTCTTTCTAAGATGAAAAAGATATCACATCTCCTCTCTAATTTGCGGATTGAAACCAAATTCTCGACTGATGTTCTGTTGAGCAGTCATAGCCGATTCCAACGTATCGAATACGCCTGTCCAAATTCTTTTTTCCTTAGCAAATGGCTTGTACCCTAGCTTCTCGCCAATTAATTTAGCTTGCTTCCCCGCCTCTTCTTCAGTTTTAAATGAGCCTGTATAGATACGATACTTTCCCTTTGTGACAACAGCGGCCTTTGTCTCTTCCTTATTCAAAAACCATGACAGCTGTTTGTTTCCTATCAGTTGATTTAAGTCTACATTTCCTTTTATACCAGATAAACGACCAGTATCAGTATATTGGTGTAGATCACAAGGATAGTCTGGCTTTTTTTCGCCATATCGTGGAATCCAAACGAAGTCTGCTTTGATTTTGTCTGCTTGAAACAGCTTGTACGTATGATGACCAACATACAGTCCCACTTTTTTCGCTCCCAATCTCCGCAACTCATCAATGAAAGCCTGTGTACCGGCTCTCATATCGTTCATCGTTTTAACTTCCACATCAGCTACCCAGAATAAGGCTTCTTTATCGCCTCTCTCCCAGAAATCCCGTGCTTCCTTTTTAGCATCATTGATAGAAACAAACCGACAAAAAGCATAGTTGCCAAATGGCACTCCATATTTTTTAGCTCCGGCTACATAGTTTTTATATTGTCGGTCCCGCACTCGGGACCCGTCTTGCACTCGAAGGATAGCAAGAGACAATTCTTTCGATGCTTTACTCCAGTCAATATCCCCTTGATGATGAGACAAGTCTGCAATTTTACTCATTATTCGCCCACCTCTTTTTTATACTTAATGTCTGCTTTATTTGTCTCTTTATTGTCTTCTTTCAACTGAGCAAATGCATGGCTAATTTGTGCTGGAACCTGGACACCCATGTGACCAAGATTTTCAATGAAAGAAATTCCCTCCATACCAATTAAAAAAAGAATCATGGCATTTCTCATAAAGTGGCCACCGCTGCCAGCCACAATATCCAGCTGGTTAGCTACAATTACTGCTAGCAGCATGGCTGCCTTCTTCATCAGTCCTTTAAATGCTTTTTTAGATTCTACATTCTTTTTAAAAAAATAAGCAACAGATAAACCGCTTATATAGTCCGTTGCCATTAGTACCATTAAAGCAATTACAAACTGATCAACGCCTCCAAATAAATAGGCAGCGCTCATAAAAGCACCGCCCGTCACTGTGTTCCATAATGTATCTGTGTTATGCTGCATCTTTTTCCTCCTATTCAGGGCAACTTCTTTCGTAAGTTTCCCCTCACATATCCCTTTTCTTTTCATAAAAAAGACACCTATTCTGTTAGGTGTTTTTTTGCCGGGTTATATTCCTGATACTGAGTATCTAATCTTTATGTTTTGCTAGATAGTCCGCTTCAGTGACTAGATAAATTTCTGGAATCAAATTAACATGAGAATCAATCGTATGATGAATGGAACCTATTCTGTATTGTTGATTGTGTTCTAAAGTACTTTTAGAAACTTCCTTCGCTGCTTTTCCAATCTCTTTGAATATTTGATTAGAAACAATAATAACATCACCTTTTTGTAAAGGATATGGATATTTTATTTTACCTAATCTAGGAAATTCACCCGTTTTCTTTTGATATCCTAAATGAAAATTATACTCATACATTTTACCCTCTCCTTTTGCCTTTACAGTAATTATCGGCTAAAGAGAGAGACTTTTGACAATAAAAAAATAACGCCTACTATCCAGTAGCGTTTGCGTCCAATACTTGATATACCATTTCTTGCAGATTCGATAATTTCGGTACCTGTTCTCTCTCATAGTTACCATTTTGTACATTTCTAGCCCAGATCGCCACTAAAGCACTATTTATGGAAAACATCACGCATTACCTCCTGCAATGATTGTAGTTAGCTCCATGATTGCCTGTTCGTTTTGAATGTTTCGCAGTTCTTGTTTTGCAGCTAGCACGGTCATCTCGAGAAGCGATGTTTCAAGCTCGTCATTCTTTTTCTTTAACTGATCAAATTTTTCCTGCAAATACCCGCCGTTTTCGCGGACGATTTCTTCTTTAAGCTGTTCATCTACGATGAAGTCATTGTTAGCAGCATCCCATTTATAATATCCAGATAAAATATTACGTGGAAGAACGTGATCATCATATTCAATTTCTTCAAACCCTTCATATGAATAAGTTAGAATGTCACGAACGACATTGCTTTTGTCCGTTTTAATGTAGAATTTCATTTTTATCCTCCTTCAATTAAATATATTCATTACTTTTCTCTCTTCACCAATGCTGCCGTTTTGTAGAGCATAACCAAGAGAATAATCTCCTTCTAAAGGAACAGTATTGTTTTTATACGCTTTTAGTTCATTTTTATAGTAATTAGCTCCAATAAGATGTTCTCCATCAGGAGAGATAGTAATATTCCAGTCGCCTGTTCCCCCCATATTGATGCTTTGAAGAAGATGAAACTTATCTCCGTTTCTTTTGTATCTATTTCTCCCACCATTAACAAACAAAATTTTTCCATTAGGATGAAAACGGAGAAGGTTGGCGCCGGCTGATCCGATATTTACTGAAGGTTGTTTGTCAATTGCATTATCGATTTCTACTGGATTACCATTATTCCATTGGTACACAACAATTTGATTGTTATTTGTGCCCTTATTGAAAATCAACAGCTCGTCATTCGAAGAAAATGTCACTCCTTCTGTAGTAATCACTAAAGAACTTTCGATTTCAGTAGCCCTTCGAAACGTGTTATCACCCAGATTTTCATATACTAAAGTGCTGTTCCACTCAGAAATAACAATGTATCTTGAGTCATTAGATATAGCAATATCTCGAGGAACTGGACCCGTTGTTAATAACGTTAAATAATGGAACTCTACTAAGTCTGGAGTGTTTGCATTCAGAATTCTATAAACTAAAATTCCTGATGTTTGCGAAGATCCTATCCACCTGCGCACAAATAAATAATTTCCATCAGGAGAGAACATTGTCTTTCTGCCGCCTTGAATTCCTGTAATGGTATTAGCTACTTTAACGAAAGAGTCCCCTATTCTTTTATATAAAGTAACCCCCGCCCCTGTAGTGGAGTTTTCTCCTGCATGAGCAAAAGCAACTAAATTATTTTTATAGAAAGCAACACTGGCACAATTCTTTTCAGGCATAATATCTGGATTCGGCAACTTAACTAGTTCATCCCCAATTCTTTTAAAAAAAGCAATCGATCCATAACGGCTGGTTTCTCCCATTCGTTGAACAACAGCTACATAATTACCGTCTTCTGATATAGCTGTATCAATATGATCTGTAAAAAAACCAATCGGTTTAGGTAATTGCTTGGTTTCATACTTCACAGAAACAGGCTCACCGTATTTAATGTCTTCAGCAAAAGTAACTTTCTCTGATACCTGTCCTTTTATTTTTGTACTGCTCCCCCCGCTAAAAACCCCACCATGTTCACGAATATCAATCATCGAGGTACCTCCTCAACATAATCCCCGTCTGCATCATAAATCACATCATATATAACCGGTGCCCCTACGACTGTTATTCCATCTGCAGCGTAAGTTGTCACTGTGCGGACTGTTGGATTTCCGTCAGCATTCGGTTCACTAAATTCAGCCCTCATAAATAACGTTCCGTCTTTTCTCTTCTTCTCTACTGTAAGAAAAATTCCGTTTGCATTCTTGGAAGAACGTTTGGTAACAAACCTTTCCATATGCTGCAGCATGGCTTCTGGGGCTGTGTCTGTGTAGGCTTTGGCATTTGTTTCGGCTGTTTTTACTGCTTTGGATGTAGCTGCAAACTCTTCGCTATCACTGGTGGTTGAGTTGCTTAATTGAACAATTCCTTTTTGTGTAGTGGAGGCCTCTTTTACTTCTGGAATTGGAGGACATTGATCTTCTGCCAGCTTTCCATTCGGTCCTAGTGTCGCAACCTTTTCATCGATCTTGCGGAAATTTTGATTGAGCATTGTTTCAATATTGAATGTATCTTCCTTATCAACGATTGGATCTTTCATATATAGATTTAAACGCGGAGTATGTTCAGCCATCCTATACACCTCCTGCAAACTTATTTAATGGAGTAGCTTCCATCTCAGCTAATGTCATAGCTTCTACATCCTTAATCAATAGATATTTGAACTCAAAATCTATCACTCGATGTGCTGGCAATATTTTTCGGATAGCTGTTTTTATATCTTCCAAATTGGGCGGAATGCCATAGACATCGTTAAACGTAACAAGGATTTTTGATTCTCCCTTTATAGCTTTTACTTCAACCGAACCATTTTGGAAGGATTCAGCTACATTTTTAATCATCCCTACACTGACCCTGCCGATACCACGCTTCTTAGACTTTAAAACTGACCTACGATGTTCAAGTGGTTTGTTAACATCAGTTGGGATCTTAAATTCCTTTTCCATAAGTGTCAGTCCCCATGTTGCACTGTCAATGAACACGTTATCAAGGACCTCCTCTATATGGCGCTCTAGACGATCAAAGACCTTTCCCTCTACTCTCGCCATTTCTTGAAACTCTGGGCATTTACGTAAAACAGGTGGTAAATCCGCTAGCATCTCCTCTCGACTAGACATTAAGTGTCACCTGCCCAACAACGGGCACTTCACTTTCCCTTAGAATGATATTAGTAGCCTGTCCATTGATTAATAGAGTTGAATAATCAATAACCCCTGGAATAATCAAAAATAACGAACCGATCACCCGTTGCCGGACAATTGGCTCTGTCTCTTCTTTAAAAGCTATGGATTTTAAATGATCTGCAAGTGCTTGTTGAAATTGCTCCTTTACAACCTCTATTGTGGTTGAAGAGTTAATTTCAATGGTAGCAACTACATTTATGAACACCGGCTTTGCGCTTTCAACTGTCACAAACGAACCGATTGGAGCTAACCCTTCACCTTGGCCTGGAACCGGATCTAATGCTACTTGAATACTTTGAACCAACTCTTCAGAAGCTGGCATAAACTCAGAGTTCACAATAACTACTTTTACTGTGTCGGGACCGTCCCAGTTAGGAAATACTTTAACTGCTCCTACCCCCTCAAACTCTCTCACCCATTCTTTGTAGTGACCGATATTTCCACTTGTAGCTGGCTCAGCTACTTTGTCTTGATACCGAACAAATAGGGATTCCTCATCCTCTTTCTCTCTCCCTGGAATAATGATCTCACCAAGCAAGGCGGTTTCTAACCCATTAATCGTTTCTGAAGGCATGAGTTCAGTGCCTACAGGAAACTTGTTGCCGATTGTTCCCTCCGTTTCACACTGTAATTGGATTCCATTTTCATTTTCGATTACTACAAAATAAACGTCTTCTACGAAAAAACGACTCCCTATGGGAACCGGAATATTAAACTCTCCTCTACGTATAGCTGCAACGGCATCTTTATAATAGACACCCATTTCAGATGTCCGTTTCTCTAAGTATTCACCTTCACTTGTTGATGCAAAGGATAGCTCTAATACTCGATCTAAAAATCGATAGAGCTTAGCCACTTGGGCAGCGCTTTTCGCATAGGAGGCATATAGAGGAGAGATTTCACTTACATCAAATGACGGATCGGTCTCGTCAATCATTTCTTGTAAAATGTTTTCGAATGTATACTCCTCAAACATTAGGCCGATAACACCTCCTCTATTTGTATTCCCCCGAGTGTCGTATCCACTTTAAAATTCACATGGAAAGCATCCTCAATATGCTTGATCACAAAGTCATAGACTTGTTCAATTCTTGGATCATACATAAGCGCTTCAGTAACAAGACGCTCAATCTCCATAATTTTAAAAGCAACACTCGTTTCATTGTCAGCCAACATTTCAGCAAGCTCATTTCCAGTGTCTGAGGAGTAAATCGGATAAGCATAGCGCGGAATATACAGGGCAAATAAAATAAATTGCTTAACGGCCTCCAAACCGCTGATCAGTTCACTCGTAAGCCGGTTATTTTCAAAATCAAATCGATAGGTTTTTAATCTCAGAAGTTCATTCACTGACACTTCTCCTGTTTGAGGAATATCAAGTTCCGGCGATAGAGCCAACGTTGCCACCCCCTAGTTGCTTACTCGATCTAAGACATAATAAAAGCCACCACCCTGGATGGCAGCGACTTTGAGATTATCTCCTATCCTTAATGCATTAAGAACTGTATGTGTCTCTATTCCCCGAGGCGTTTGAACTTGTACAGTATAATCTGTTAAGGATTTCGGGATAATAAATGACTCTTCTGAGAGAATGAGCTTATTATTATTCATTAAACGGATGCTCACAGGATTGGTTGACACTACATCGGCGTCAAAGATTCTGACTGGGTTTTCTATCTCTCCTGCTTTTAATGAGTGCTTTTTAATTTTGTCACTCAATGCCACTTTCCCTCACCTCTACAGAACTCGATTAATTTGCATGAATTTAGGGCCCCAGTATGAGTTGTTACTTCTTAAATACCCGTGCTCTTTACAGCCACTGTTTCCTAAGCTCACACAATAACCCGGTTTTGTGATAATACCGACATGCGAAACACCCGACCGATAAGTTCCCTTAAAGAAAACTAAATCACCCGGTTGCCCTTCGTTGTCTCCGACTTTTCTTCCTTTTTTAATTTGGTTAGCTGTGCCATCACCAAGATTTATACCAACCTTCTTGTAAATGAACTTTGTGAATCCGGAACAATCACCACTACCTCTAGCAATGTTTTTTCCTCCAAAGTCATATTTGAGACGACCAATATAACTTCTCGCGAGAGTGACCACTTCCTGGGCCTTGGAAGATCCTCCTGTTGATCCTGAACTTGAAGTTGATGAAGTTGACGATGAAGATAGCTCTTCCATTTCAGGGAAGTCATTCGTCTCAATTAAATGCAGGCTCATCGTATGTTTGTTTCCAACAAACGTATGGACGTCCGTGTCAATGTACATTGTACGTTTGAGACGAATATCATCAATAATTGCATAAATGGCATTTCCGCTTGTGGCAGACTCAATACCGAGCGCCTCTACATCTAACTTCTTTTTGACTCCTTTTTTCTTGTCCAAAATCTCTTTTCCTTTTTCGTTAAGGCTGATTTATTTAAGGTTTCCGATACCTTTTCGAAGTGTTGAATCACTCCAAACTGTTTTTTGCCTTCACTGTCTGTGACAACCGCTGTGACAGTCTTATTTCCTTCACCAGATGTTAATTTGACTCGTGTAGCTGTCTCCTCAATTGATGTATCATAAGTATAATCAATGATGTTATTACCTACTTCAAGAACCCATTGAATATCCTGCTTTTTCAATTCTGTTAAATGTACTTTTCCAAGACGGGAATAGATATGAAACTTTCTCTTGGAAGCCTTATGTGTATCGATCATTGCTCGAAGTGCAATATCGTAAAGAGACGTTTCCTGATCAATTATCTTTCCTACCCTTTCTTTCGTGTTCACAAAAGAGCCATGTGGGACTTCGAAGTCCTTGCACATCTTCAACAAAATTTCATCAAGACGCTTTCCTGAAAAGTTATATATGTCCTTGTTCATTAAAAAATATTGCAGCATATCATACGCTGTTAATGTAAGCTGGCCACTCTTATTGCGGGACCGGTTAAATACAGTACCGCGAAATAATTCATTTCCCTTCCACTT is from Bacillus sp. PK3_68 and encodes:
- a CDS encoding phage portal protein; translation: MIELFLVKPDYMMAIPVSTVTWSGQRYQAARKIEANILYTDVGLHFYQQVIEGDTLLFKWKGNELFRGTVFNRSRNKSGQLTLTAYDMLQYFLMNKDIYNFSGKRLDEILLKMCKDFEVPHGSFVNTKERVGKIIDQETSLYDIALRAMIDTHKASKRKFHIYSRLGKVHLTELKKQDIQWVLEVGNNIIDYTYDTSIEETATRVKLTSGEGNKTVTAVVTDSEGKKQFGVIQHFEKVSETLNKSALTKKEKRFWTRKKESKRS